A section of the Spirosoma pollinicola genome encodes:
- a CDS encoding ISAon1 family transposase: MAGNMGLIAKKCFPKATQVTDRFHVQQLALEAVQDMRIHYRWQALNADNEALEQEKGNQLVYQPAVLTNGDTVKQLLARSRYVLYKKPTDWTASQQERATLLFDRYPDLKTAYELSQSLSHIFEKTTDKLYGLVRLAKWHEKVRQADFKAFNPVARSIQHHYETILNYFDNRSTNASAESFNAKIKAFRSQFRGVRNVEFFLYRLTQLYA; this comes from the coding sequence ATGGCAGGGAACATGGGGCTGATCGCCAAAAAATGTTTTCCGAAGGCTACCCAGGTAACCGACCGTTTCCATGTGCAGCAACTGGCTTTGGAGGCTGTTCAGGACATGCGCATCCACTACCGCTGGCAAGCCCTGAATGCTGACAATGAGGCCCTTGAGCAAGAAAAGGGGAACCAACTGGTTTATCAACCAGCAGTACTGACCAATGGGGACACGGTGAAACAACTGCTGGCTCGCAGTCGGTACGTGCTCTATAAAAAGCCGACAGATTGGACGGCCAGTCAGCAAGAGCGGGCCACTTTACTATTTGATCGCTATCCTGATTTGAAGACGGCTTATGAGTTGAGTCAGTCGCTGAGTCATATCTTTGAGAAGACGACCGACAAACTCTATGGCTTAGTCCGTTTGGCCAAGTGGCATGAAAAAGTACGCCAAGCCGATTTCAAGGCCTTCAACCCGGTGGCCCGGTCGATCCAGCACCACTACGAGACCATCCTCAACTACTTTGACAATCGCAGTACGAATGCCTCGGCCGAGTCCTTCAATGCCAAGATCAAAGCATTCAGGAGCCAATTTAGAGGGGTTCGAAACGTGGAATTCTTTCTCTACCGCCTAACTCAGTTATATGCTTAA
- a CDS encoding phosphatase PAP2 family protein, which yields MPTFLFGLLLFRVPGVLGLDVFSPSLRGSILVLIFVGTFMVPSLVIYYLFRGGYVQSLHLTTLADRRLPYFLTAVIYTITGYLFTFHMQVLSTLAPEIGILIGSIAVSILLVGLVSLNWQISAHTVGIGGVVGVVSGLMLRFSLNDLFIPLLLLIVLAGFVASARLKLNAHTPAQISAGLALGLVVSLLTVFWFV from the coding sequence ATGCCGACGTTCTTATTCGGTCTGTTGCTATTCCGCGTCCCCGGCGTATTAGGGCTGGATGTCTTTTCGCCTTCTTTGCGGGGCAGCATTCTTGTCTTGATTTTTGTGGGCACCTTCATGGTACCATCGCTGGTTATCTACTACCTTTTCAGGGGTGGGTATGTCCAAAGTCTTCACTTGACTACCCTGGCAGATCGGCGTTTACCATACTTCCTGACGGCCGTGATTTATACAATCACGGGTTACTTATTTACCTTTCACATGCAGGTATTATCGACCCTTGCCCCTGAGATCGGCATCCTGATCGGTAGCATTGCAGTGTCGATCCTACTGGTAGGCCTTGTTAGCTTAAACTGGCAAATAAGTGCGCATACGGTTGGTATTGGCGGTGTGGTTGGCGTTGTCAGTGGCCTGATGCTCCGATTCAGCCTGAATGATCTGTTTATACCACTCTTGCTCCTAATCGTGCTGGCGGGTTTTGTAGCGAGTGCCCGGCTCAAATTAAATGCACACACACCGGCCCAGATCAGTGCCGGCCTGGCGCTTGGCTTGGTGGTTAGTTTGCTCACGGTGTTTTGGTTTGTCTAA
- a CDS encoding winged helix-turn-helix transcriptional regulator produces MYERKTLPELNCGLDLIGEVLYGKWKMRLLWLIHEGFQRPSELQRKIPGASRRVLNVQLKELESHELVGKVIYPVVPPKVEYFLTDLGQSLIPVIGAIGQWGDQHEEQLRTLILKGINP; encoded by the coding sequence ATGTACGAACGAAAGACATTGCCTGAGTTGAACTGCGGGCTCGACCTGATTGGCGAAGTACTCTACGGAAAATGGAAGATGCGGCTTTTGTGGCTTATCCACGAAGGTTTTCAACGCCCCAGCGAGCTCCAGCGAAAAATTCCGGGCGCTTCCCGGCGTGTACTGAACGTACAGTTAAAAGAACTGGAAAGCCACGAATTGGTGGGGAAAGTAATTTATCCGGTTGTCCCTCCTAAAGTGGAGTATTTTCTCACCGATTTGGGCCAATCGCTCATCCCTGTTATTGGTGCTATCGGGCAATGGGGCGATCAGCATGAGGAGCAGTTGCGGACGCTCATTCTGAAGGGCATCAACCCTTAA
- a CDS encoding enoyl-CoA hydratase/isomerase family protein, producing MYENLLYEVTDAVCRITLNRPQVYNALSPGLIQDITTAIEAAGADQQIRVVVLTGAGDKAFSSGADLKEGITTSLSAGGQLALGDSLRATYHPMIQAIRNLAKPVVGRINGLAAGAGCSLALACDVVICTDEAYFSQIFVNIGLMPDAGSTFFLPRLIGPQRAFDMCSTGRRVYGPEAAQIGLVSRSVATAELDTAVDAVVSYYAVAPTLAIGKMKKVLNQSLYSDLDHQLEQEADSQDVLGRSTDAMEGIGAFLMKRKANFSGK from the coding sequence ATGTACGAAAATCTTCTCTACGAGGTTACAGATGCGGTTTGCCGTATTACCCTCAACCGTCCACAAGTATATAACGCCCTCAGCCCCGGCCTGATTCAGGACATAACGACTGCCATAGAAGCCGCCGGTGCCGACCAACAAATTCGGGTAGTAGTGCTTACCGGCGCGGGCGATAAGGCGTTTTCGTCGGGTGCTGACCTGAAAGAAGGCATTACCACGAGTCTATCGGCGGGCGGTCAGCTTGCCCTTGGCGATTCTCTCCGGGCAACTTACCACCCTATGATTCAGGCCATCCGCAATCTGGCCAAGCCCGTCGTTGGCCGTATCAATGGCCTGGCTGCCGGAGCGGGCTGCTCGCTGGCACTGGCCTGCGACGTGGTGATCTGCACAGACGAAGCGTATTTCAGCCAGATCTTTGTAAACATCGGCCTTATGCCCGATGCCGGGTCAACGTTCTTTCTACCCCGACTCATTGGCCCGCAACGGGCATTCGATATGTGCAGCACCGGCCGACGTGTTTACGGACCCGAAGCCGCCCAGATTGGTCTGGTCAGCCGTTCGGTAGCAACGGCGGAGTTGGACACGGCCGTAGATGCCGTTGTGTCCTATTATGCGGTTGCCCCTACCCTTGCCATTGGGAAAATGAAAAAAGTTTTGAATCAATCACTCTACTCTGATCTCGACCACCAGCTCGAACAAGAAGCTGACAGTCAGGACGTATTAGGCCGTTCGACGGATGCGATGGAGGGTATTGGCGCCTTTCTGATGAAGCGCAAAGCAAATTTTTCCGGCAAATAG
- the rpoN gene encoding RNA polymerase factor sigma-54, protein MQKLSLSQSLQQKLSPQQIQFIKLLQIPTIELDTRIEEELEINPALEEGMDEDYDQKDDDDSFDDTDDFKDRDNDLDIDSYIQDEDYAGYKMQGDGNQGEEERDMPLATSSSLTDSLLQQFGYLNLTEDQRVVGMQLIGSIESDGYIRRSIQAIVNDLAFSQNVFTDSEEVEDVLHKIQSFDPAGIGARSLPECLLLQLRRKDQSDPYTILAIRIIDEFFDEFSKKHYDKIQRRLNISDESLKRVIDIIIRLNPKPGSMEGESGNIQYLIPDFLLSNSNGKLELTLNSKNAPELRISRSFADMLDTYDKSNKKQNKNLKETVSFVKQKLDAAKWFIDAIKQRQQTLLRTMNAIVRYQYDFFLTGDESRLRPMILKDIATLIDMDVSTVSRVANSKAVQTEFGIYPLKYFFSEGISTDTGEDVSSREVKNILKDLIDAEPKLHPLSDDKLEKILNDRGYNIARRTVAKYREQLNIPVARLRKQL, encoded by the coding sequence ATGCAGAAATTAAGTCTTTCTCAATCTCTCCAGCAGAAGTTATCTCCGCAGCAGATTCAATTCATCAAGCTGTTACAGATTCCTACTATTGAACTGGACACACGCATTGAAGAAGAGCTGGAAATTAATCCGGCGCTCGAAGAGGGTATGGATGAGGACTATGACCAAAAAGATGATGACGACTCCTTCGATGATACAGATGACTTCAAAGACCGTGATAATGACCTCGATATAGATAGCTATATTCAGGACGAAGACTATGCCGGGTATAAGATGCAAGGGGATGGCAACCAGGGTGAAGAGGAGCGCGATATGCCACTGGCAACCAGTTCCAGCCTTACCGATTCCCTATTGCAACAGTTCGGGTACTTGAATTTAACGGAAGATCAACGTGTCGTTGGCATGCAACTCATTGGCAGTATTGAATCAGATGGGTATATCCGTCGGTCAATTCAGGCTATTGTAAACGATCTGGCGTTCTCCCAAAACGTATTCACCGACTCGGAAGAGGTAGAAGATGTACTGCATAAAATTCAGTCTTTCGATCCGGCAGGTATTGGTGCCCGCTCACTACCAGAATGCCTGTTGCTACAACTTCGGCGCAAAGACCAGTCAGACCCTTATACCATTCTGGCTATTCGAATCATCGACGAATTCTTTGACGAATTCTCTAAAAAGCACTACGACAAAATTCAGCGACGGTTAAACATCAGCGACGAGTCGCTAAAGCGGGTTATCGATATCATTATCAGGTTAAATCCCAAACCCGGCTCTATGGAAGGCGAATCGGGTAACATTCAATACCTGATTCCCGATTTCCTGCTGTCGAACAGCAATGGTAAGCTTGAATTGACGCTAAATTCCAAAAACGCGCCCGAATTGCGTATCAGCCGCTCGTTTGCCGATATGCTCGACACTTACGACAAAAGCAACAAGAAGCAGAATAAGAACCTGAAGGAAACGGTCTCCTTTGTAAAGCAGAAGCTGGATGCCGCCAAATGGTTTATCGACGCTATCAAGCAACGTCAGCAAACCCTGCTCAGGACAATGAACGCAATTGTTCGCTACCAATATGATTTTTTCCTGACCGGCGATGAATCCCGGCTTCGGCCCATGATTCTGAAAGACATTGCCACGCTGATCGACATGGACGTATCGACAGTGTCGCGGGTGGCCAACAGCAAAGCCGTTCAGACAGAATTTGGCATCTATCCGCTTAAATATTTTTTCTCGGAGGGTATCTCTACCGATACCGGTGAGGACGTCAGCAGCCGAGAGGTAAAAAACATTCTGAAAGACCTGATCGATGCCGAACCTAAGCTTCATCCGCTCTCTGATGATAAACTCGAAAAAATCCTGAACGACCGGGGCTACAACATCGCCCGCCGAACGGTAGCCAAATACCGCGAACAACTGAACATTCCGGTAGCGCGACTGCGGAAACAGTTATAA
- a CDS encoding winged helix-turn-helix transcriptional regulator: METTDLKHAECISILRPIRDALDVLNGKWKLPIIVALTFGEKRFGEISKEVHGITDRMLAKELRDMEVNGLVKRKVYDTYPVKVTYMLTPHSETLNGVIESLRSWGELHRKKILSGDV, from the coding sequence ATGGAAACGACCGATCTTAAGCACGCCGAGTGTATCAGTATATTGCGACCTATCCGGGATGCGCTGGATGTGTTGAATGGCAAATGGAAGCTGCCTATTATTGTGGCCCTCACCTTCGGGGAAAAGCGGTTTGGCGAAATTTCCAAGGAAGTCCACGGGATTACGGACCGAATGCTCGCCAAAGAGCTACGGGATATGGAGGTAAACGGTCTAGTAAAACGGAAGGTGTACGATACCTATCCCGTCAAAGTCACGTACATGTTGACCCCGCATAGTGAGACCCTTAACGGGGTAATTGAATCACTACGTAGCTGGGGCGAGTTACACCGGAAAAAAATCCTCTCGGGGGACGTGTGA
- a CDS encoding ISAon1 family transposase N-terminal region protein has translation MESFWPIIQFLLPEFILENFELTSIDRPQGVFHVYIEEKNADQTDPERKNLLSKGFFPVITVQDFPIRGQQVFLHIKRRRWLNTRTGKVVYRDWTQVADGTRMTSEFARSAVAGFFKTDQSIPTRLAFELLVDFMALVAKPCCVNTVIVNVALRIGINGHMPRTDYCIPKIWVRICRWMKQAYHRLSSTRF, from the coding sequence TTGGAGAGTTTCTGGCCCATCATCCAGTTCCTGTTGCCTGAGTTTATTCTGGAAAATTTCGAATTGACATCCATTGACCGTCCCCAGGGCGTCTTTCACGTTTATATCGAAGAGAAAAATGCGGATCAGACGGACCCAGAGCGAAAAAACTTACTCTCTAAAGGATTCTTTCCGGTCATTACTGTTCAGGACTTTCCCATCCGTGGTCAGCAAGTATTCCTCCATATCAAGCGTCGTCGCTGGCTGAACACCAGGACCGGCAAGGTGGTCTACCGAGACTGGACCCAAGTGGCTGATGGAACGCGAATGACGAGTGAATTCGCACGGTCCGCCGTTGCGGGCTTTTTTAAAACAGATCAGTCGATACCAACCCGACTAGCATTCGAGCTATTGGTGGATTTTATGGCGTTGGTGGCCAAGCCTTGTTGCGTCAATACCGTGATTGTCAACGTGGCTTTACGAATTGGGATCAACGGGCACATGCCAAGGACTGACTACTGTATCCCCAAAATCTGGGTCCGCATCTGTCGCTGGATGAAACAAGCCTATCACAGGTTGAGTTCTACACGATTCTGA
- a CDS encoding pirin family protein has product MNRHRKLVKTYTPPTQPGFLGPGHLASPVIQVDFTESDPFIILMDDRLDKQDEQPVGGPHPHAGFETVSLLLEGSIGDDAYQMKGGDLQLMTAGSGIIHTETIEGKASMRLLQLWLNLPKKDRWATPRVQDLPLEKVPTATHQGTTIKVYSGSLAGMTSPIQNYTPLILADIHLQPGTTTVQHLPASFTTFLYVLEGSLQLGDEANELHRDQVGWLDRHAEETLSELKLTGGETGARIILYAGEPQGDAIVSHGPFIGDTQDDIRRLYQEYRQGKLHHIATVEASQRILW; this is encoded by the coding sequence ATGAACCGTCATCGGAAACTCGTCAAAACATATACTCCGCCTACTCAGCCGGGGTTTTTAGGACCTGGCCACTTAGCCAGTCCGGTTATTCAGGTCGATTTTACAGAAAGTGATCCGTTCATTATCTTGATGGATGATCGACTCGACAAGCAAGATGAGCAGCCTGTGGGCGGTCCGCATCCCCATGCCGGATTTGAAACCGTATCCTTGCTCCTGGAAGGTAGCATAGGCGACGACGCTTACCAGATGAAGGGTGGTGATTTGCAGCTCATGACGGCGGGGAGTGGGATCATCCATACCGAAACCATCGAAGGGAAAGCGTCGATGCGCCTGTTGCAGTTATGGTTGAATCTACCCAAGAAAGATCGCTGGGCTACGCCACGGGTACAGGATCTGCCTTTGGAGAAAGTTCCTACGGCAACCCACCAGGGAACAACCATAAAGGTATACAGCGGATCTCTGGCGGGAATGACGTCACCCATTCAGAATTATACCCCGCTTATTCTTGCCGATATCCACTTGCAGCCCGGCACGACGACTGTGCAACACCTGCCGGCCTCCTTCACCACGTTCCTGTATGTGCTTGAGGGAAGTCTGCAACTGGGCGATGAAGCCAACGAACTCCATCGGGATCAAGTGGGCTGGCTGGATAGACACGCCGAAGAGACACTAAGCGAGCTCAAGCTCACAGGCGGTGAAACCGGAGCCCGGATCATTCTCTATGCTGGAGAGCCGCAAGGGGATGCCATCGTGTCGCACGGCCCTTTCATTGGCGATACACAGGATGACATTCGACGACTCTATCAGGAATACCGACAGGGCAAACTGCACCACATCGCCACCGTGGAGGCTTCGCAACGGATTCTCTGGTAA
- a CDS encoding SDR family NAD(P)-dependent oxidoreductase, which produces MEATFENELTGKLALVTGGSKGMGKAITDRLLTAGATVIVTARNKPEDQTNGIHFIAADLRDQFQKL; this is translated from the coding sequence ATGGAGGCTACTTTTGAAAACGAACTGACAGGCAAACTAGCCCTGGTTACCGGTGGCAGTAAAGGAATGGGTAAGGCGATCACCGATCGGCTGCTGACGGCAGGGGCCACCGTGATCGTTACGGCCCGAAACAAGCCGGAAGACCAAACGAATGGCATTCATTTCATCGCTGCCGATTTAAGGGATCAATTCCAAAAGTTGTGA